In the Channa argus isolate prfri chromosome 6, Channa argus male v1.0, whole genome shotgun sequence genome, CTAATGGACAGATGGACGGCGTATGTAGATCGATTCTTGAATTGCTCTACAATTTCTTTTCAGGGATCATATCACTGTTGGGGGATGGGGCAGCCATGTTGGAAGGTATGAGCTCCGCCTACTACAGGGGTCAGACTGGGTTACCTGCacgttttctgtttttgcttgttGAAACCTTTCAAATCTGACTGTGGTGACAGTTTCAGAATTTTGTAGGGAAAGTCTgacaacatcaacaaaaactgaaattcacATGGTGTCAGCTTTACGTTCTCTGCACTGTATGTCCACATTATACTGGTCCTACATGCACCATAAAGAGTAGAAAACAATTAAACCATTTGCAAAAATGCGCCGTGAAACCTGTGTTTGGACAccaacagtgtgtgtcagtgcctCACTCCCTTTCACTACCCTTCCAATGCTGGAActgtgtttccatggcaacgCTGACCCCTGGGAgtcaatgttattttttttcacacaagtAGCCTCTTTAGaattcctccctccctctctcactttctctcttatCCATCTTTCCCTCCCACTCTATTTACCTCTCTATACCTCTTCGTCTCCTGTTCTCTCACCTACTCGcactcttttctccttttcctttctgttaTATGGCAAAGTAACAGGAAAAAAGCTCTTTATGTATCATCGCTGTCATTGCTGGATGTGTATATCAGCTCTTTCTCCTTCAGCCGAGCGTTACACTgctgacacacatacatacacacacacacacacacacacacacacaccacacattaGGCAGTCtcttctcgctctctctgtatTCAACCATGGTTCagtctctttctctgctttttgttttttcttgggCTCTTTTGGTCCCCCGTCCTTCACGAGGACACCTCTGAAAAACAGTCCCTTTCAGAGCTGACCTTGCCTTTAAAGTCTTCTCCTGAGCTTAACAACGTGTGCTCCGTTTGAGCAtgttttgctaaataaaagattcTTCATCACCGATCTCCaaaattctttttcatttcgTTTTCAATCGCACTGTGTTTATAATGCATGATGTATCATTACATTGCAGGTGTGACAttgacttttttgcttttttctattAAACATACACCGCGTACATAGGGAACAGCTCTCTGAAACAATGACTTGTCCTCCCTTCTAATAAGATCCACTCTTTATGCTCCTTCTTTACGCCTCCTTTTTGTGACCTTAGTGGAGTTAATTGTccaatcaaaacaaattttaaaaaatgtctttcactgTATTTCTCTGTTCAGGTAATTTCATGAGCGGTGCTGGTTTTCATTTAGTACGCTAACAAAATTCAACCAAACGATTATCATAACTCTGATTATAGGATGACTTCTGTTACAGAGCAGTaacccatgtttttttttttctctttattcccCCCTCCGCCCCCCCAGGCCAAGCTGATTGTTCCAAACAGTACAGCGGGTTTGATCATCGGTAAAGGTGGAGCTACAGTAAAGGCAGTGATGGAGCAGTCAGGAGCATGGGTCCAGCTATCCCAAAAGCCTGAGGGCATCAACCTGCAGGAGCGTGTGGTCACCATCAGTGGGGAGCCAGAGCAGAACCGCAAAGCAGTGGAGATCATAGTCCAGAAGATCCAGGAAGACCCACAGAGCTCCTCCTGCCTCAACATCTCATACTCCAACATCACGGGGCCTGTTGCCAACTCCAACCCCACCGGTTCCCCGTATGCCAACTCTACCGAGGTCAtgccagctgcagcagctgctgcagcagccacAGCCTCCTCTCTGCTGGGCCAGGCCGGCCTGGCTGGGGTCGGGGCCTTCCCGACCACCATGTCTAGCCTCTCAGGCAATGACCTGCTGGCCATCACCTCCGCTCTCAACACTCTGGCCAGCTACGGCTACAACACCAACTCCCTGGGGCTGGGGCTGAACCCTGCTGCAGCCTCTGGGGTGTTAGCTGCCGTAGCAGCTAATGCTAACCCTGCAGCCGCCGCCGCAGCTAATTTGTTAGCATCCTATGCCAGCGATGCATCCACCAGCGCTGCTCACCCAGCAGCCAG is a window encoding:
- the nova2 gene encoding RNA-binding protein Nova-2 isoform X4, which encodes MPQSTQKTEPVSILQPQTTVNPDRVKQAKLIVPNSTAGLIIGKGGATVKAVMEQSGAWVQLSQKPEGINLQERVVTISGEPEQNRKAVEIIVQKIQEDPQSSSCLNISYSNITGPVANSNPTGSPYANSTEVMPAAAAAAAATASSLLGQAGLAGVGAFPTTMSSLSGNDLLAITSALNTLASYGYNTNSLGLGLNPAAASGVLAAVAANANPAAAAAANLLASYASDASTSAAHPAASLGGFSLGSLAAATGATNGYLSAASPLVASSLLATEKLAEGAKEVVEIAVPENLVGAILGKGGKTLVEYQELTGARIQISKKGEFIPGTRNRKVTITGSQAATQAAQYLISQRITYEQGVRATNPQKVG